The proteins below are encoded in one region of Arthrobacter sp. CJ23:
- a CDS encoding matrixin family metalloprotease, giving the protein MRHSSIAAVLFLLGIISLVCAGAYFSGDLRPALFGAQDESQVAGPGIFPFGQRRDPVPGLEEANAPMGSPPPLDWPSDSYKFLAVKGDGSPLTYSPCRPIHYVVNTDLAHASWQRLLEEAVKEASWASGLQFIYDGTTDEVPSNNRAGYQPDKYGNRWAPVLIAWTTPDVVPRLDGQTVGLGGSSSIALNNGYKAYVTGSVALDAPQFGEILDSPGGEAIGIAVIMHELGHLLGLDHVSDPEQLMFDEASWVRDYAAGDRAGLAKLGTGPCSKDF; this is encoded by the coding sequence TTGCGGCACAGCAGCATCGCCGCGGTTCTCTTCCTGCTGGGAATCATTTCTTTGGTGTGTGCCGGCGCGTACTTCAGCGGCGATCTGCGGCCCGCCCTGTTCGGCGCGCAGGACGAAAGCCAGGTGGCCGGACCCGGCATTTTCCCGTTCGGCCAACGACGGGATCCGGTTCCAGGCCTGGAGGAGGCCAATGCGCCGATGGGCAGCCCGCCGCCGCTCGACTGGCCCAGCGACTCCTACAAGTTCCTTGCGGTCAAGGGAGACGGTTCACCCTTGACGTATTCACCGTGCCGTCCCATCCACTACGTGGTGAACACGGATCTGGCACATGCGTCCTGGCAGCGGCTGCTCGAGGAGGCCGTTAAGGAGGCCAGTTGGGCATCCGGGCTGCAGTTCATCTACGACGGGACAACGGACGAAGTCCCCTCAAACAACCGGGCCGGCTACCAGCCGGACAAGTATGGGAACCGCTGGGCTCCGGTGCTGATCGCCTGGACCACGCCGGACGTGGTGCCGCGGCTGGATGGGCAGACCGTGGGGCTGGGCGGAAGCTCGTCCATTGCTCTCAACAACGGCTACAAGGCCTATGTCACCGGTTCCGTTGCCCTGGATGCGCCCCAGTTCGGCGAGATCCTGGACTCTCCCGGCGGCGAGGCGATCGGGATCGCCGTCATCATGCACGAACTGGGGCACTTGCTGGGTCTGGACCACGTCAGCGATCCCGAACAGCTCATGTTCGATGAAGCGTCCTGGGTCCGCGACTACGCTGCCGGAGACCGGGCCGGTCTGGCCAAACTCGGCACGGGCCCCTGCAGCAAGGATTTCTAG
- the purU gene encoding formyltetrahydrofolate deformylase, which translates to MTAIQTETDVSSLGSSTVEHVLTLDCPEGPGIVHAVSGFLLEHGCDIIDNKQYGDRAEGHFFMRVHFASSGDESTVDALRAAFSPVGEKYNMNWQLERQGSKRRVLIMVSKFGHCLNDLLFRARIGELPIEVVGVVSNHTDHQGLAEWHGIPFFHVPVTAATKPAAEARLLEIIDELDVELVVLARYMQVLSDELARKLDGRAINIHHSFLPSFKGAKPYHQAYARGVKTVGATAHYVNGELDEGPIISQQVVEVDHTFGPEDLVAAGRDTECKALSNAVRWHCEGRIILNGNRTIVLK; encoded by the coding sequence ATGACTGCCATCCAAACTGAAACCGATGTTTCATCCCTGGGTTCTTCCACCGTGGAGCACGTTCTGACTTTGGACTGCCCCGAGGGTCCGGGCATCGTGCACGCCGTGTCCGGATTCCTTCTGGAACACGGCTGCGACATCATCGACAACAAACAGTACGGCGACCGCGCTGAAGGGCACTTCTTCATGCGGGTGCACTTCGCTTCCTCCGGTGATGAATCAACCGTGGACGCGCTGCGCGCCGCGTTTTCCCCTGTGGGCGAGAAGTACAACATGAACTGGCAGCTGGAACGCCAGGGTTCCAAGCGTCGCGTACTGATCATGGTGTCAAAGTTCGGTCACTGCCTGAACGACCTCCTGTTCCGTGCGCGGATTGGTGAACTGCCCATCGAAGTAGTGGGCGTCGTTTCCAACCACACGGACCATCAGGGGCTGGCGGAGTGGCACGGGATTCCGTTCTTCCACGTGCCCGTCACCGCGGCAACCAAGCCCGCGGCCGAGGCCCGGCTGCTGGAGATCATCGACGAGCTGGACGTTGAGCTCGTGGTGCTTGCCCGGTACATGCAGGTCCTCAGTGACGAGCTCGCCCGCAAGCTGGACGGGCGGGCCATCAACATCCACCACTCGTTCCTGCCGAGCTTCAAGGGCGCCAAGCCGTACCACCAGGCGTACGCCCGGGGAGTCAAGACCGTGGGTGCCACCGCGCACTACGTCAACGGCGAACTGGACGAGGGACCCATCATCTCGCAGCAAGTGGTGGAGGTGGATCACACGTTCGGACCGGAAGACCTCGTGGCGGCCGGTCGGGACACGGAATGCAAGGCCCTCAGCAACGCCGTTCGTTGGCACTGCGAGGGGCGGATCATCCTGAATGGGAACAGGACGATTGTGCTGAAGTAG
- a CDS encoding L-serine ammonia-lyase, producing the protein MALSVLDLFSVGIGPSSSHTVGPMRAAKQFTDGLESSGQLAATVRVQAELFGSLGATGRGHGSDKAVVLGLQGQAPETVDTRTADDQVAAAALDAELHLGGSHRVDFNWDEDVVLHRRKSLPAHPNGMTFRALDHTGEVLRERSYYSIGGGFVVDGDAAATDKVVADATVLPYPFTSADELLAICAREGKSISDIMLANELVWRSESELRERLLGIWAVMRECVDNGCTAEGILPGGLKVRRRAPSLFKKLAATDAELNGEGSADPLLAMEWVNLFALAVNEENAAGGRIVTAPTNGAAGIVPAVLHYYTKFVPGADDDGVVRFLLAAAAVGILFKINASISGAEVGCQGEVGSACSMAAAGLCEVLGGTPAQVENAAEVGIEHNLGLTCDPVGGLVQIPCIERNAIASVKAINAARLALHGDGSHKVSLDKAIKTMRETGADMKSKYKETSRGGLAVNVVEC; encoded by the coding sequence ATGGCACTCAGTGTGCTTGACCTGTTTTCTGTTGGCATCGGGCCGTCGTCCTCACACACGGTCGGCCCGATGCGGGCGGCAAAGCAGTTCACGGACGGTCTTGAATCGTCCGGCCAGCTCGCTGCCACGGTGCGCGTCCAGGCTGAGCTCTTCGGCTCCCTTGGCGCCACCGGTCGCGGCCACGGCTCGGACAAGGCCGTGGTGCTGGGACTGCAGGGCCAAGCGCCGGAAACAGTGGACACCCGCACGGCCGACGATCAGGTGGCAGCCGCGGCACTCGACGCCGAACTGCACCTGGGCGGCAGCCACCGGGTGGACTTCAACTGGGACGAGGACGTGGTCCTGCACCGCCGCAAGTCCTTGCCGGCCCACCCGAACGGCATGACCTTCCGCGCGCTGGACCACACCGGGGAGGTGCTGCGGGAGCGCAGCTACTATTCCATCGGCGGCGGCTTCGTGGTGGACGGCGATGCCGCAGCCACCGACAAAGTGGTGGCGGACGCCACCGTGCTGCCCTATCCCTTCACCAGCGCGGACGAGCTGCTGGCCATCTGTGCCCGCGAAGGCAAGTCCATTTCGGACATCATGCTTGCCAACGAGCTCGTGTGGCGCAGCGAATCCGAACTGCGGGAGCGGCTGCTGGGCATCTGGGCCGTCATGCGTGAATGCGTGGACAACGGCTGCACGGCGGAAGGCATCCTGCCGGGAGGCTTGAAGGTCAGGCGCCGCGCGCCGTCGTTGTTCAAGAAGCTGGCCGCCACCGACGCCGAACTGAACGGCGAGGGGTCGGCCGACCCGCTGCTCGCGATGGAGTGGGTGAACCTCTTCGCCCTGGCCGTCAACGAGGAAAACGCGGCCGGCGGCCGCATCGTCACCGCGCCCACCAACGGGGCCGCCGGCATTGTGCCGGCGGTGCTGCACTATTACACGAAGTTCGTGCCGGGAGCCGACGACGACGGCGTGGTCCGCTTCTTGCTGGCCGCGGCCGCCGTCGGGATTCTTTTCAAGATCAACGCCTCCATTTCCGGTGCGGAAGTCGGCTGTCAGGGCGAGGTGGGTTCCGCCTGCTCCATGGCCGCCGCCGGGCTCTGCGAAGTCCTGGGCGGCACACCGGCCCAGGTGGAGAACGCCGCGGAGGTGGGGATCGAACACAACCTGGGCCTGACCTGCGACCCCGTGGGAGGCCTGGTCCAGATCCCGTGCATCGAGCGCAACGCCATCGCCAGCGTCAAAGCAATCAATGCCGCCCGCCTTGCCCTGCACGGCGACGGCAGCCACAAGGTGTCCCTGGACAAAGCCATCAAGACCATGCGGGAGACAGGTGCCGACATGAAAAGCAAGTACAAGGAGACCTCCCGCGGAGGCCTCGCCGTCAACGTAGTGGAGTGCTAG
- a CDS encoding sarcosine oxidase subunit beta family protein, whose translation MSSDHLPEHPDFLWRNPEPKSSYDAVIVGGGGHGLATAYFLAKNHGMTNIAILEKGWLAGGNMARNTTIIRSNYLWDESAAIYEHALKLWEVLPEELEYDFLFSQRGVMNLAHTLGDVRESVRRVGANQLNGVDAEWLDPQQVKKLCPILNISDNIRYPVMGATYQPRAGIAKHDHVAWAFARKCDELGVDIIQNCEVTGFVKDGNRVVGVKTNRGTINTEKVGLAAAGHSSVLAEMAGFRLPIQSHPLQALVSELHEPVHPTVVMSNHVHVYVSQAHKGELVMGAGVDSYNGYGQRGSFHVIEEQMAAAVELFPIFARAHVLRTWGGIVDTTMDASPIVGLTPVENMFVNCGWGTGGFKGTPAAGLTFAHTIATGAPHKLNKPFALERFETGALIDEHGAAAVAH comes from the coding sequence GTGAGCTCAGACCACCTCCCCGAACACCCCGACTTCCTCTGGCGCAACCCGGAGCCCAAGTCCTCCTACGACGCCGTCATTGTTGGCGGCGGCGGACATGGCCTGGCCACGGCCTACTTCCTCGCGAAGAACCACGGCATGACCAACATCGCGATCCTGGAAAAGGGCTGGCTGGCCGGCGGCAACATGGCCCGGAACACCACCATCATCCGCTCCAACTACCTCTGGGACGAGAGCGCCGCCATCTACGAGCACGCCCTCAAGCTCTGGGAAGTCCTGCCCGAGGAGCTCGAGTACGACTTCCTGTTCAGCCAGCGCGGCGTCATGAACCTCGCCCACACCCTGGGCGATGTGCGCGAAAGCGTCCGCCGCGTGGGCGCCAACCAGCTCAACGGCGTGGATGCTGAATGGCTGGACCCGCAGCAGGTCAAGAAACTCTGCCCCATCCTGAACATCAGCGACAACATCCGCTACCCCGTCATGGGCGCCACCTACCAGCCGCGTGCAGGCATAGCCAAGCACGACCACGTGGCCTGGGCCTTCGCCCGCAAGTGCGATGAACTGGGCGTGGACATCATCCAGAACTGCGAAGTCACCGGCTTCGTCAAGGACGGCAACCGCGTGGTGGGCGTCAAGACAAACCGCGGCACCATCAACACCGAAAAAGTGGGCCTCGCCGCCGCCGGCCACAGCTCAGTCCTGGCCGAGATGGCCGGTTTCCGCCTCCCGATCCAGTCCCACCCGCTCCAGGCATTGGTATCCGAACTGCACGAACCCGTCCACCCCACAGTGGTCATGTCCAACCACGTTCACGTGTACGTGTCCCAGGCACACAAGGGCGAACTGGTCATGGGCGCAGGCGTGGACTCCTACAACGGCTACGGCCAGCGCGGCTCCTTCCACGTCATCGAGGAACAGATGGCCGCCGCCGTGGAGCTCTTCCCGATCTTCGCCCGGGCCCACGTGCTCCGGACCTGGGGCGGGATCGTGGACACCACCATGGACGCCTCGCCGATCGTCGGACTCACTCCGGTGGAGAACATGTTCGTCAACTGTGGTTGGGGAACGGGCGGCTTCAAGGGCACCCCGGCAGCGGGCCTGACCTTCGCCCACACGATCGCCACGGGCGCACCGCACAAGCTCAACAAGCCCTTCGCGCTGGAACGGTTCGAAACCGGTGCACTGATCGACGAACACGGCGCCGCAGCCGTGGCCCACTAG
- a CDS encoding 2Fe-2S iron-sulfur cluster-binding protein — MTSQNARLATGGRIDRSISWRFTVDGQEFSGHPGDTIASALLANGHINAGNSLYQDRPRGIMAAGVEESNALVKIAARFLGHVAESMLPATAVSLVDGLNVELLSGLGKLDPNEDHAEYDKKYVHTDVLVVGGGVAGLAAAREAVRTGARVILIDDQPELGGSLLSESTAEGLAERVEGKPALEWVADVEAELVSAEECTVLNRTTAFGSYDSNYVIAAQNRTDHLSVPAAPGISRQRIWHIRAKQVVLAPGAHERPLVFENNDRPGIMLASAVRSYLNRYAVAAGSRVVISTTNDSAYALADDLRSAGVTVTAVVDARPQISAKAAAAVESGIRVLIGSAVADTSADDAGRLDGVTVRSINDDGELTSGVEQIACDLLAVSGGWSPVVHLHSQRQGKLRWDDELAAFVPSTVVKDQQVVGAGRGSYELRDCLAEGISAGAAASIAAGFSSAVVPAEPKAPVASAPSRQLWLVPGQEGQPGEWHHHFVDFQRDQSVADVLRSTGAGMRSVEHVKRYTSISTANDQGKTSGVNAIGVIAAALRTAGEASRGIGEIGTTTYRAPFTPVAFAALAGRQRGELFDPARKTSIHPWHVAKGALFEDVGQWKRPWYYPQGSEDMDAAVLRECAAVRESVGFMDATTLGKIEIRGTDAGEFLNRIYTNAFKKLAPGSARYGVMCTPDGMIFDDGVTLRLDEDRFFMTTTTGGAAKVLDWLEEWHQTEWPELDVVCTSVTEQWSTIAVVGPKSRAVIAKVAPQLAENGGLDAEAFPFMTFRETTLASGVQARVGRISFSGELAYEINVPSWYGLNTWEAVAAAGAEFNITPYGTETMHVLRAEKGYPIVGQDTDGTVTPQDAGMEWIVSKAKDFIGKRSYSRADAQREDRKHLVSVLPVDGTIRLPEGTQLVEKGIPANPAYGPVPMEGFVTSSYHSAALGRSFGLALIQNGRNRIGETLVAALGDQLVDVVVGETVLFDAEGTRKDG, encoded by the coding sequence GTGACCAGCCAGAACGCCCGCCTCGCCACCGGCGGCCGCATCGACCGCAGCATCTCCTGGCGGTTCACTGTGGACGGCCAGGAATTCTCCGGCCACCCCGGTGACACCATCGCTTCGGCGCTGCTGGCCAATGGCCACATCAACGCAGGCAACTCCCTCTACCAGGACCGCCCGCGCGGCATCATGGCTGCCGGCGTGGAGGAATCCAACGCCCTCGTCAAGATCGCGGCCCGCTTCCTCGGCCACGTCGCCGAATCCATGCTCCCCGCTACCGCCGTGTCCCTCGTGGACGGGCTCAACGTGGAGCTCCTGTCCGGCCTGGGCAAGCTGGACCCGAACGAGGACCACGCCGAATACGACAAGAAGTACGTCCACACTGACGTCCTGGTGGTGGGTGGCGGTGTTGCCGGGCTGGCAGCGGCCCGCGAAGCCGTCCGCACGGGCGCCCGCGTCATCCTGATCGACGATCAGCCGGAACTGGGTGGCTCGCTGCTTTCAGAGTCCACCGCCGAAGGATTGGCCGAACGGGTTGAAGGCAAGCCCGCACTCGAGTGGGTTGCCGATGTGGAGGCCGAGTTGGTTTCCGCCGAGGAATGCACGGTGCTGAACCGCACCACGGCGTTCGGTTCCTACGATTCCAACTACGTCATCGCAGCCCAGAACCGCACGGATCACTTGAGCGTCCCGGCAGCTCCGGGCATCTCCCGCCAGCGTATTTGGCACATCCGTGCCAAGCAGGTTGTTCTGGCTCCCGGCGCCCACGAGCGTCCGCTGGTCTTCGAGAACAACGACCGCCCGGGCATCATGCTCGCCTCGGCCGTCCGCAGCTACCTCAACCGTTACGCCGTTGCGGCCGGTTCGCGCGTGGTCATCAGCACCACCAACGATTCCGCCTACGCACTCGCTGACGACCTCAGGTCAGCCGGGGTGACCGTCACCGCCGTCGTGGACGCCCGTCCGCAGATCAGCGCGAAGGCGGCTGCCGCCGTCGAGTCCGGTATCCGCGTCCTGATCGGCAGCGCGGTGGCAGACACCTCCGCAGACGACGCCGGACGCCTGGACGGGGTCACCGTCCGCAGCATTAACGACGACGGCGAACTCACCTCGGGCGTAGAGCAGATCGCTTGCGATCTGCTCGCCGTTTCCGGTGGCTGGAGCCCGGTGGTCCACCTCCACAGCCAGCGCCAGGGCAAGCTGCGCTGGGACGACGAGCTCGCAGCTTTCGTACCGTCAACGGTGGTCAAGGACCAGCAGGTTGTCGGCGCAGGCCGCGGAAGCTACGAGCTCCGGGACTGCCTGGCCGAGGGCATCTCCGCAGGTGCCGCAGCATCGATCGCAGCCGGCTTTAGCTCCGCCGTCGTCCCCGCCGAGCCCAAGGCGCCGGTGGCTTCGGCACCGAGCCGCCAGCTCTGGCTGGTCCCCGGCCAGGAAGGTCAGCCGGGGGAGTGGCACCACCACTTTGTGGACTTCCAGCGCGACCAGTCCGTGGCTGACGTCCTCCGCTCCACCGGCGCCGGCATGCGCTCCGTGGAACACGTCAAGCGGTACACGTCCATCAGCACCGCCAACGACCAGGGCAAGACCTCCGGCGTCAACGCAATCGGCGTTATCGCCGCAGCGCTGCGCACGGCCGGCGAAGCCTCCCGCGGCATCGGCGAGATCGGCACCACCACCTACCGCGCACCGTTCACTCCCGTGGCCTTCGCAGCCTTGGCAGGACGCCAGCGCGGCGAGCTGTTCGACCCCGCCCGCAAGACCTCCATCCACCCGTGGCACGTCGCCAAGGGCGCGCTCTTCGAGGACGTCGGACAGTGGAAGCGCCCGTGGTACTATCCGCAGGGCAGCGAGGACATGGACGCAGCAGTCCTGCGTGAATGCGCTGCGGTCCGTGAGTCCGTGGGCTTCATGGACGCCACCACGCTGGGCAAGATCGAAATCCGCGGCACGGACGCGGGTGAGTTCCTGAACCGCATCTACACCAACGCGTTCAAGAAGCTCGCTCCGGGATCCGCCCGCTACGGCGTCATGTGCACGCCCGACGGAATGATCTTCGACGACGGCGTGACCTTGCGCCTGGACGAGGACCGCTTCTTTATGACCACCACCACCGGCGGTGCCGCGAAGGTACTGGACTGGCTCGAAGAGTGGCACCAGACCGAATGGCCGGAACTCGACGTGGTCTGCACCTCCGTGACGGAGCAGTGGAGCACTATCGCCGTGGTCGGCCCGAAGTCCCGTGCGGTGATCGCCAAGGTCGCCCCGCAGCTCGCCGAGAACGGGGGATTGGACGCCGAGGCATTCCCGTTCATGACCTTCCGGGAGACCACATTGGCCTCCGGAGTGCAGGCACGCGTCGGCCGTATCTCCTTCTCCGGTGAACTGGCCTACGAAATCAACGTGCCATCCTGGTACGGCCTCAACACCTGGGAAGCCGTGGCCGCCGCCGGCGCGGAGTTCAACATCACCCCGTACGGCACCGAAACCATGCACGTGCTCCGCGCCGAGAAGGGTTACCCGATCGTGGGGCAGGACACCGACGGCACCGTCACGCCGCAGGACGCGGGCATGGAATGGATCGTCTCCAAGGCCAAGGACTTCATCGGCAAGCGCTCCTACAGCCGGGCCGACGCGCAGCGCGAGGACCGCAAGCACCTGGTCAGCGTCCTTCCGGTGGACGGCACCATCCGGCTGCCGGAAGGCACCCAGCTGGTGGAAAAGGGCATTCCGGCCAACCCGGCCTACGGCCCCGTACCCATGGAGGGCTTCGTGACCTCCAGCTACCACAGTGCCGCACTGGGCCGTTCCTTCGGCCTGGCCCTGATCCAGAACGGCCGCAACCGCATCGGCGAGACCCTGGTGGCCGCGCTGGGAGACCAGCTGGTGGACGTGGTTGTTGGCGAAACCGTACTTTTCGACGCTGAAGGGACCCGCAAAGATGGCTGA
- a CDS encoding sarcosine oxidase subunit gamma, with product MAETAELANTNGLRAARRSPAEHLAETFTAGSVPGAVTLKEIPYQAMVGIRVERDSDAGTRIASVTGGLPATCGEVTGTGSVNALWLGPAEFLVVAPEESHDSLGGSLVGDLTAALGADQGQVVDLSANRTTFELSGSRAREVLEKSCSADLHPRVLKAGTALATEIGHIPVMLWKTGEETFRIFPRASFADYLGRWLLDSMREYASPEVP from the coding sequence ATGGCTGAAACAGCAGAACTCGCAAACACCAACGGACTCCGGGCGGCCCGCCGCAGCCCGGCCGAACACCTCGCCGAGACCTTCACGGCCGGCTCCGTCCCCGGCGCCGTGACACTGAAGGAAATCCCGTACCAGGCGATGGTGGGGATCCGCGTTGAACGGGATTCCGACGCCGGGACGCGCATTGCGTCCGTGACCGGCGGACTGCCTGCCACGTGCGGTGAGGTCACGGGCACCGGTTCGGTGAACGCGCTGTGGCTGGGACCGGCAGAGTTCCTGGTGGTGGCCCCGGAGGAGTCGCACGACTCCCTCGGCGGCTCGCTGGTGGGCGATCTCACGGCGGCCCTCGGTGCCGACCAAGGCCAGGTGGTGGACCTGTCCGCCAACCGCACCACCTTTGAGCTCTCCGGCAGCCGCGCCAGGGAAGTGCTTGAGAAGAGCTGCTCGGCGGACCTGCACCCGCGCGTCCTGAAGGCCGGCACGGCACTGGCCACGGAGATCGGCCACATCCCCGTGATGCTATGGAAGACCGGGGAGGAGACCTTCCGGATCTTCCCGCGTGCGTCGTTCGCCGACTACCTGGGACGCTGGCTGCTCGACTCCATGCGGGAGTACGCCTCACCCGAGGTCCCCTGA
- the glyA gene encoding serine hydroxymethyltransferase, whose protein sequence is MVEPLIRPLAQADPEVDQAIAQELIRQQSTLEMIASENFAPTAVMEAQGSVLTNKYAEGYPGKRYYGGCEHVDVIEQLAIDRLKSLFGAEFANVQPHSGAQANASAMHALINPGDTILGLNLAHGGHLTHGMRINFSGKLYKVVPYGVQEDTMLIDMAEVERLAVENKPQLIVAGWSAYSRHLDFAEFRRIADLVGAYLMVDMAHFAGLVAAGLHPSPVPHAHIVTSTTHKTLGGPRGGVILTNDADIAKKVNSAVFPGQQGGPLEHVIAAKAVAFKMAAEPEFQERQVRVLEGSKILARRLLQDDVAAAGISVVSGGTDVHLVLVDLRHSELNGQQAEDTLHRIGITVNRNAVPFDPRPPMVSSGLRIGTPALAARGFGAEEFTEVADIIATALLAAATRGTEGDSTLDDATAVELRSRVTALAAKFPLYPHLGNGAATTELEAEMIGAAQ, encoded by the coding sequence ATGGTTGAACCGCTGATCCGCCCGCTCGCACAGGCGGACCCGGAGGTTGATCAGGCGATCGCCCAGGAACTCATCCGCCAGCAGTCAACGCTGGAAATGATCGCCTCTGAGAACTTCGCCCCCACGGCCGTCATGGAGGCCCAGGGCTCGGTGCTGACCAACAAGTACGCTGAGGGCTACCCCGGAAAGCGGTACTACGGCGGCTGCGAGCACGTTGATGTGATCGAACAGCTGGCCATCGACCGCCTGAAGTCGCTCTTCGGAGCCGAGTTCGCCAACGTCCAGCCCCACTCCGGCGCGCAGGCCAACGCCTCGGCGATGCACGCGCTGATCAACCCGGGCGACACCATCCTTGGTTTGAACCTGGCCCACGGCGGCCACCTGACTCACGGCATGCGCATCAACTTCTCCGGGAAGCTGTACAAGGTTGTCCCGTACGGCGTCCAAGAGGACACCATGCTGATCGACATGGCCGAGGTAGAGCGCCTCGCCGTCGAGAACAAGCCACAGCTGATCGTTGCAGGCTGGTCCGCATACTCCCGCCACCTGGACTTCGCGGAGTTCCGCCGCATCGCAGACCTGGTGGGCGCCTACCTCATGGTGGACATGGCACACTTCGCCGGCCTGGTCGCAGCCGGTCTGCACCCCAGCCCGGTGCCGCACGCCCACATCGTAACGAGCACGACGCACAAGACACTTGGCGGTCCTCGTGGTGGCGTGATCCTGACCAACGACGCCGACATCGCCAAGAAGGTTAACTCGGCTGTTTTCCCTGGTCAGCAGGGTGGACCGCTGGAGCACGTCATCGCAGCCAAGGCCGTCGCGTTCAAGATGGCTGCCGAGCCCGAGTTCCAGGAACGCCAGGTCCGCGTACTGGAAGGCTCCAAGATCCTCGCCCGGCGCCTCCTGCAGGACGACGTAGCCGCAGCAGGCATTTCCGTGGTCAGCGGCGGGACCGACGTGCACCTGGTCCTGGTTGACCTCCGCCACTCCGAACTGAATGGCCAGCAGGCCGAGGACACGCTGCACCGCATCGGCATCACGGTCAACCGCAATGCCGTCCCCTTCGACCCCCGCCCGCCGATGGTCTCCTCCGGACTGCGCATCGGCACACCGGCCCTCGCCGCCCGCGGCTTCGGCGCCGAGGAATTCACCGAAGTCGCAGACATCATCGCGACGGCGTTGCTCGCCGCTGCTACGAGGGGCACCGAGGGTGACAGCACCCTTGACGACGCCACCGCCGTCGAACTCCGCAGCCGCGTCACCGCCCTGGCGGCGAAGTTCCCCCTGTACCCGCACCTCGGCAACGGCGCCGCAACCACCGAACTTGAGGCCGAAATGATTGGAGCAGCCCAGTGA
- a CDS encoding sarcosine oxidase subunit delta, whose translation MLLISCPNCGPRDETEFHYGGQAHVAYPENPAALSDREWAEYLFYRDNTKGAFAERWVHSTGCRQWFNMLRDTVSYEIQSIYRMGEPRPDGGRAGAAAATITSPEGAQK comes from the coding sequence ATGCTCCTCATCTCATGCCCCAACTGCGGGCCACGCGACGAAACCGAATTTCACTACGGCGGCCAGGCCCACGTGGCCTACCCGGAAAACCCGGCCGCGCTGAGCGACCGTGAATGGGCCGAGTACCTGTTCTACCGCGACAACACCAAAGGCGCCTTCGCCGAACGCTGGGTCCACAGCACCGGGTGCCGGCAATGGTTCAACATGCTCCGGGACACCGTGAGCTATGAAATCCAGTCCATCTACCGGATGGGCGAACCGCGCCCCGACGGCGGACGCGCCGGCGCAGCAGCAGCCACCATCACCTCCCCGGAAGGAGCCCAGAAGTGA
- a CDS encoding GntR family transcriptional regulator: MSAALEALETAPQGTSLAENAYLLLRDRLIMLDIKPGAPINDGQIAAELGIGRTPVREAIKRLESDHLVVSYPRRGTFATGVDITELAEVSEIRELLEPLASKRAARMASPKMRDEIREVAATISGLEGQDISAQDLMRYDIQIHRLIYKAAANAHLEDVLIRYDNLATRIWCHMLERMPSVTGHIAEHAELLTAIADGDEDRASQLALHHVASFEETIRKVL; this comes from the coding sequence ATGAGCGCAGCATTGGAAGCACTGGAAACAGCTCCGCAGGGCACGTCCCTCGCCGAGAATGCGTACCTGCTGCTGCGCGACCGGCTCATCATGCTCGACATCAAGCCCGGCGCTCCCATCAACGACGGCCAGATCGCTGCCGAACTCGGCATCGGCCGCACGCCGGTCCGCGAAGCCATCAAGCGCCTCGAAAGCGACCACCTTGTGGTGTCATACCCGCGGCGGGGCACCTTCGCCACGGGGGTGGACATTACAGAACTCGCCGAAGTGTCGGAGATTCGCGAGCTGCTCGAACCCCTGGCTTCCAAGCGAGCTGCCCGCATGGCCAGCCCAAAGATGCGTGACGAGATCCGCGAAGTGGCGGCCACCATCAGCGGGCTGGAAGGCCAGGACATTTCCGCGCAGGATCTCATGCGCTACGACATCCAGATCCACCGGCTCATCTACAAGGCTGCGGCGAACGCACACCTGGAGGACGTGCTGATCCGGTACGACAACCTCGCCACCCGCATCTGGTGCCACATGCTGGAAAGGATGCCGTCCGTCACGGGGCACATCGCCGAGCACGCCGAACTGCTGACCGCCATTGCCGACGGCGACGAAGACCGCGCATCCCAGCTCGCCCTTCATCACGTGGCAAGCTTCGAGGAAACCATCCGCAAGGTCCTCTGA